From Anopheles arabiensis isolate DONGOLA chromosome 3, AaraD3, whole genome shotgun sequence, a single genomic window includes:
- the LOC120904253 gene encoding zinc metalloproteinase nas-15-like — translation MPLRRVTCLALLCVLIAPFATPHPLGRAAPSDQPADQTGDNFEGDILLSDEQQKEMRKRTGMYLPTFIWPDRTVPYEIVSTDFTLEQTTAITTAMRTIEQHTCVRFVPATATTADYVRIAGGSSGCSSFVGRIRGAQALRLQPSSVGTGCFTQGTIVHELIHALGFYHMQSATERDLYVDILWQNIVPGREGNFQSYGTDRIINYGVGYDYGSVMHYNTHAFSANGLPTVVPKVANVAIGQRVAMSSGDIQRIRNMYGC, via the exons ATGCCTCTTCGACGTGTCACGTGTTTGGCGCTGCTTTGCGTACTGATTGCCCCGTTCGCTACGCCACATCCGCTCGGGCGTGCTGCACCATCGGACCAACCGGCCGACCAGACGGGTGACAATTTCGAGGGTGACATACTGCTGTCGGACGAGCAGCAGAAAGAGATGCGGAAACGTACTGGCATGTACCTTCCCACGTTTATCTGGCCCGACCGGACCGTACCGTACGAAATAGTGTCCACCGATTTCA CACTCGAACAGACGACCGCCATTACGACGGCAATGCGTACTATCgaacagcacacctgcgtaCGGTTCGTCCCAGCAACTGCCACGACTGCGGATTATGTGCGCATTGCGGGTGGCAGCTCTGGCTGTTCATCGTTTGTCGGACGTATTCGCGGTGCGCAGGCACTGCGCCTACAACCGAGCAGCGTGGGGACGGGATGCTTCACGCAAGGTACGATTGTGCACGAGCTAATTCACGCACTCGGCTTCTACCACATGCAGAGCGCGACCGAACGCGACCTGTACGTGGACATCCTCTGGCAGAACATTGTACCGGGCCGCGAGGGTAACTTCCAGTCGTACGGTACGGATCGCATTATCAATTACGGTGTCGGGTATGACTATGGTAGCGTGATGCACTACAATACGCACGCGTTCAGTGCGAACGGGCTGCCGACGGTCGTACCGAAGGTGGCAAACGTGGCGATCGGGCAGCGGGTCGCGATGAGTTCGGGCGATATACAGCGGATTAGAAATATGTACGGGTGCTGA